Proteins encoded together in one Dermacentor variabilis isolate Ectoservices chromosome 2, ASM5094787v1, whole genome shotgun sequence window:
- the LOC142573364 gene encoding uncharacterized protein LOC142573364 yields MHALFCANRLVLSGDIELNPGPTRKTIRNTGNSDETSCSSAEPDNDLNNISGMLTELLAGQKTIARDIADIKVFQQTVNKRFDALEFRVAALEKTSADPSVSLDHSGSDVRSLSQAVSELIKKNDDLENRSRRNNIILHGLGEHNAENTDTLLSNVHQFFTKKLQIECPPIERCHRIGAKREGRSRPVILRVLDFRNKVEIMKIVSKLKGTKFYITEDYSANVRTIRKKLWAATSFRDHGSVVRLRYDHVFINGVRYRWNDAANALVDDSGLAVNTVGNNSSLSENTLPATSSSP; encoded by the coding sequence ATGCATGCACTGTTCTGCGCAAATCGACTTGTCCTTAGCGGTGATATAGAATTAAATCCCGGTCCCACGAGAAAGACGATTCGTAACACTGGTAATTCAGACGAAACTTCGTGTTCATCTGCTGAACCTGATAATGACTTGAACAATATTTCTGGAATGCTGACAGAACTATTGGCTGGGCAAAAAACGATCGCTCGAGACATCGCTGACATCAAGGTTTTTCAGCAAACTGTTAACAAGCGTTTTGACGCTCTGGAATTCCGTGTGGCCGCTCTCGAAAAAACTAGCGCTGATCCTAGCGTCTCACTTGACCATTCTGGTTCTGACGTACGCTCTTTATCTCAGGCTGTTTCGGAactaattaaaaagaatgatgacCTTGAAAATCGCTCGAGACGCAACAATATAATATTGCATGGACTTGGTGAACACAATGCTGAAAACACAGATACGCTTTTGTCTAATGTACACCAATTTTTCACAAAGAAACTTCAAATTGAATGCCCGCCCATCGAACGTTGTCACAGAATTGGCGCCAAACGTGAAGGTAGATCGCGCCCAGTTATATTACGAGTACTAGACTTTCGGAACAAAGTAGAAATAATGAAAATTGTCTCAAAgctgaaaggaacaaaattttACATAACTGAAGATTACTCGGCTAATGTACGTACCATTCGCAAAAAGCTATGGGCAGCAACTTCTTTTCGTGACCATGGTTCTGTGGTGAGGTTGCGTTATGACCATGTTTTTATAAACGGTGTCCGCTACAGGTGGAATGATGCAGCTAATGCCCTAGTTGACGATTCAGGTCTCGCTGTAAACACCGTAGGGAATAATTCGAGCCTTTCTGAGAACACTCTCCCGGCCACGTCATCTTCACCTTGA